The DNA region AGCGCGACGGAGCCGTCGGCCAGTGGGCGCGACCATATCTCGGTCTCTTCGCCGGCCCAGAGGCGGTCGCCCTGGTGGCCCAGCTTATCCTGGTCGATGGCGACGACCTCCTTGTTGGTGAGGATGGAGCGGACGTCGTCGCTCATCTCGGTGAAGTTGTTGCCGGCAATCAGCGGTGCGGCAAGCATCGACCACATCGTCATGTGCGAGATGTTTTCGTCGTGGTTCATCTTGCCGTTGCCGACCTCAAGCATGTCGGGGTCGTTCCAGTGGCCGGGGCCGGCGAACTTCGACAGGCCCGCCTGCGAGAGGCCGATGAGAATCATGCTGTCGTAGTTGGCGCGGATGTCGTCGGTGGTGCGCCAGAGGTTGCCGCCGACCGAGGGCGCCCACTGCCACGACTGGTCGAAGCCGTACTGGCAGAGAGAGAAGACGATGGGGCGGCCGGTCTTGACGAGCGCGTTGTGCATCTTGGTGTAGGCGTCGCGCATCATCTGATTCTGCGCGGCGAAGTCGTTAGGGTGGGCGTCGCGCATGTTCTTGCCGAAGCTGCAGAGGTCGTATTTGAGGTAGTCGAAGCCCCACGCGGCGTAGGTTTTGGCATCCTGCTCCTCGTGGCCGAAGGAGCCTTCGTACCTGGCGCAGGTCTGCGGGCCGGGCGAGGAGTAGATGCCGATCTTGAGGCCCTTGGAGTGCACGTAGTCGGCAAGCGCCTTCATGTCGGGGAACTTCTCGTTGGAGGTGATGTTGCCCTGCGCGTCGCGCTTGCCCTCCCAGGTGTCGTCGATGTTGACGTAGACGTAGCCGGCGTCGCGCATGCCGCTCGAGACCATCAGGTCGGCGGCTTTGCGGATGTCGGCGTCCGTCACCTTGCCGGCGAACCAGTTCCAGGAGTTCCAGCCCATGGGCGGCGTGGCGGCTAATTGTTGTGCAGAGATGGGTAGTGCGGCTACAACAAGGGCGACGGCGAGCGATAAGCAACGGCGCATTCGGTGATGCTCCTCTGTGGGTTGTTCGGTCTGAACCATGAGACGGGGTGAGGCAGGCTTTGTCAATTGTTGCGATCGAAGAGAGCTTCTACTGGAAGAACCGCGGCCCCTTCGCCCGCCGGTTATGAGAGCATGGCAGACATGGGCGGAGCCTATCCAGTCGCCATGTTGCTGAAGATCGCCGCAATCGGCCTGGTTGTCCTTCTGGCGGTGGCGCTGCTGATCGCCGGAACACTGATCGGCAAGGAGAAGCGGCAGCGCTTCCTCGCGTGGTCGGTCGGCATCTACACCGCGGGCTGGATCGTCTTTCTGCTTTACGACACGTACCTGCTGATTCAATACTTCTTCGGGCTGAGGCGCTCGTAACAGGATACTCGGGATCATGTTGTCATCCTGAGCGGACCGAAGGCGAGTCGCAGGACCTGCATTTTTTCCTGTCGCGGTGAACATCTGCGCGATGAAGAGTGCAGGTCCTTCGACTGCGGGTTCGCGGTTCGTAGCCGCATCCCCGGCATCGCCGTGCTATTGCGGCGGCGTTGATGGGCTGTCTCCGACATCGGTGATGATGTGCGATCTGACGGTGAGCTTGTGGTAGTTGCTGTAGCTTGCAGCGAAGGACCATACCACCGGGATATCGTTTGCCCGGGCCTGGGTGGAGATCGCTCGAGGCACCCAGAACTCCTTGTTGTCGAAGGTGACCGGAGCGTAGTCGACGGCCCACGTCCACATGGCGCGTGTTCCTGGATCCATTGCGTGATTCGGGGTGCGCATCTCGATGCGCAACAGATGGAAGCTGACGGGATCGATCCACGCGATGCCGGACTCCTTCTCCGGCCCTGGGCAGAATGGGTCCTTATTCGCGCTGGGCCTGGTGGCATACGAGATCGAGATTGCCGGCGTCATGTCCAACTGCCCCGCCCCTTCAAGGGTGTAGTCATAGCAGCGCGCCATCTCGGGTGAGACGACGGAGAGCGCACCGCTAAAGGCGCCGGTAAAGATCGCCGGGCCTTGAACCGACCCGCCGGATGCAGGCGCGCCGTTGACACGTTTGACCTCGCGGCTTTCGCTGAGAGTGTTTGCGCCGGCAGATGCTCTTTGCAGGCTGAAGATCGAGTCGGTCGTTGTCCTGAATGTGCGGCGGCGGTTGGGCAGCACGATATCGGAGATGGCGTGCTCGTCGCAGAAGAAGTTGGGAACGTTCGTTTGATAGTCCAAGAGGTTTTGTTGCAGGCGAAGCAGTATATCGTGGAGAGAGCGAGTTACAGTTGTGCTTTTCGCTGGAGGGACAGACTGCTGTGCTGCTCCAATCACGCACAACGCAGAGGCGATCCAGATGAGGATGGCGAAGTGGAACCGCAATGGTGCTCCTGAAAACGGCCTGGGTGAATTCTCCTCTGCAAAAAGGGCATTTGCAACCGGAGCAAGAATTACTGGGGCGGCGGGCTGTCGCCGACATCGGTGATGATGTGCGAGCTGACGGTGAGCTTATGATAGTTGCTGTAGGTTGCCGTGAAGGACCAGACGATGGGGTCGCTGTTGGCCACGGCCTTTGAGGTGATCGTCTTCGGCATCCAGAACTGGCGGAAATCGAAGGTGACCGGTGCATAGTCGACCGACCATGTCCAGAAGGTGCGGACGTCGTGGTTGTCCTTGTGGTTGGGGATGGCCATCTCAATGCGCAGGACGTGGAGACCGGCGGGGTCGAACCAGGCGCGGCCCGACTGCTTCTCCGGGCCGGGGCAGCTCTCGTCGCCGAGCATGTCGGGCTTGATGACGTAGCTGATGACGATGGCGGGCGCGTGATTCAGCTCCCCGGAGGGCTCGAGCGTATAGTCCAGGCAACGCGACATCTCCAGCGAGACGACGCTGAGGCCGGTGCTGAAGGCTCCGGTAAAGATGGCCGGGCCCTGAATGTCGCTTCCCTTCGCGGCCTTTTTGTTGACGGTCTTGATCTCGCGCGTCTCTGTCAGGGTATGCGGCTCTCCGATGGCGGCGGCGGAGCGGCGCAGCCGGAAGATGGAGTCGGTCGTCGTCTTGATGTCGCGCGCGCCCTCCTGCTGCAACACGGAGACGACGTGCTCTTCGGCGAAGAAGTTGGGGACGTTGCTCTCGTAGTCCCACAGGTTCTGCTGCAGGCGGATGAGGATCTCATGCAGCGAAGGCGCGGGAGCGGCGGAGTTGACCGCATGCTGTTGCGCGAAGCACGCGATGGGCACAAAGACTGCGTAAAGAATGACGCTGACGAGACGAGACCGCACCGTTGTCCCCTGGGAATGCCTTGTGGTGCATTCTCGCACAGTCAACAAATCGGGTGCCTGTTGTACCAACTGCGGACTTACGCCGCAGTCTCGGCCTTCATCTTCTCCGCGATATCGTGCGCGATCAGCGCGTCGATCGTCGGTTGCAGCATCCCTTCCATCACCATGTTGAGCTGGTGCGTGGTGAGGCCGATGCGGTGGTCGGTGAGGCGGTTCTGCGGGAAGTTGTAGGTGCGGATCTTCTCGGAGCGGTCGCCGGTGCCGACCTGCTGCTTGCGGTCCTTGGCTTGCTCCTGGTGGATGCGCTCCTCTTCGACCTCGTACAGCCGCGCGCGGAGGACGCGCATCGCCTTCTCGCGGTTCTTGATCTGCGACTTCTCGTCCTGGCAGCTAACGACGGTGTTGGTCGGAATGTGCGTGATGCGCACGGCGGAGTACGTTGTATTCACCGACTGCCCGCCGGGGCCGGAGGAGCAGAAGGTGTCGATGCGGAGGTCCTTGGCCTCGATCTTGATGTCGACCTCTTCGGCCTCGGGCAGCACGGCGACGGTGATCGCAGACGTGTGGACGCGCCCCTGCGTCTCGGTGGCGGGGACGCGCTGCACGCGGTGCACGCCGGACTCGTACTTCATCTGCGAGTAGACCTTGTCACCCTCGAAGATGGCCGTCACTTCCTTCATGCCGCCGCCGATGCCGGTCTCGGAGCTGGAGAGCACCTGCACCTTCCAGCGGTGCTGCTCGGCGAAGCGGAGGTAGGTGCGGAACATCTCGGAGACGAAGATGGCGGCCTCGTCGCCGCCGGTTCCGGCGCGCAGCTCGATGATGATGTTCTTGTCGTCGTTGGGGTCCTTAGGCAGGAGCATGACCTTCAGCTCCTCCTCGATCTCGGCCATGCGCGGCTCAAGCGCGAGAAGCTCGGCCTGGGCCATCTCCTTAATGTCCGCGTCGTCCTCGGCGAGCATTGTCTTCGCATCGGCGACGCCCTGCTTCACGTTCTTGTACTCGCGGAACTTCTCGACGACGGGCTCGAGGTCGCGGTGCGCCTTGGCGGTGGCGGAGAACTTCTTCTGGTCGGTGACGAGCGCGGGGTCGGCAAGCTGCTGGCCGAGCTCTTCGTAGCGCGCTTCCATCTGGTCGAGGCGGTCGAACATGGCAAATCCTTTAGGGTGTAGGGAATAGGGGGTAGAGAGTAGCGAGGATTTGGCGCAGCTAGGCGAAGTCGTGACGGGTGGGGGTCACGCCGGGGGAAGACACCGGAATTTCGGCTGCGAATCGCATCTCTATATAGATGTTACTCCCCTGCCATGCGATGCGGTGAGGAAATTAGCGGGTGCTTATACTGTGCCTATGCTTCTGCATCACCAGCATAAAAGTTTGACTCAGCAGCCGTGGATAGTGGCTGTTGTGACGCTTTTGCTGCTGGTCGTTCTGCTGTCAGCCATTAGCCATAGCCCGGTCGCGGTCTGCGGCATCGTTCTTGTCCCTATGTTTTTGTTCGCGCTGGTTGTGCTGCCTTCCTACGACGGCGAAGACGAGCGGGAACGCGGCTGTGTCTTTGAAGACGGTTCGCCGTCGCTGTTTCGACGACCTCCTCCCTTTCTTACTTAAGAGTTGCTGCGATCTGTCTTCACGTTCGTGATGGACGCGTGAATCTGTCTTTGTCTTCCAACTCGGGAGGAGCCTTGTGCGTTTCGATCAGATTCTGGCCGTTTGGCTAGATGTTGTGATGTTGGTGTTCAGCATAGTTTTTGTGTGGCAGCGATTGCGCTGGAGACGAAGACGGCAAGGTTTTCGTCCAAGCATTGCCTCTCTTGGAAATGCGTTGCATCAGCTACAGGTCATCGCTGAACCGCAGATGCGATATGTGATCGAAGAGAAGCTGGATGAAGAGATGGAAGAAGAAGAGTCAGGCGGCCCTGACGATCCTGTACGGCACCTGCATCGCCAGGCAGCGAAGATCCGTCGCGGTGACAGGGTAGACAGGATCACCGCACGTCTCGGAAGCAGATAACATCTGGGTGCCCCATCTTCGACCGCGAAGCGGGCTAAGGTGGGTTTGCAGGATGAGGATTGAGTCAGAGACGGTTCGAGCTTCGCTCGAATGCCCACCTTAGGCGCGATGAGACCGCGCCGAAGAGGGGGCACCCGGTGTGTGGCCGCACTTAAAAACCGATGCCCACCTTTGTGAGGTGGGCATCCTTAGAATTGTTTGCTGCGACGATGTTTTTTACGCCATCAGCTTTCTGCGGGCGGCGCCGGCGAAGCCAAGCAGGCCTGTGCCGAGGAGCAGCAGGGTGCCGGGTTCGGGGGTGGCGGCCGAGGCGGGGCTGACTGCCAGTTCGGCGCGGCCCTGGATGCTATCCGGCGAGAAGACGTAGAAGCCGAACTTGTCGCCCGCAGCCAGGCTGAGGGTCAGGACGCCGCTGGTGTCGAGCTGGAACTGGATATCAGAGTTCGTGCTCAGCTGGTGATAGACGCCGTTCAGGACGTAGCCGGCCGGGTCCCAGACGGAGCCGCAGCAGTCGAAGGTGGAGTATGCCCAGTTGAAGCTCACGGTCTCAGCAGCCGAAACGGTCGTGCTGTAGACCGCATAATTGTTCTGAGCGCCGTTGTCGGAGCCCCACAGTTGGAACGTAGGCGCCGAACCGACGACGTAGCCGTCGCCGCCGTTGCTGTTCGTAAGGGCGTAGGTATCGCCAAATGCGACTCCGGAAACACCCAAAGCCAGGGATGCCGCAAGGCACAGTCTAGTCACCGCTCGCAAGTTCATGAGAACACTCCTCTATTTTTTGACTTAAGGCCTGAGCCTTAGCTGATGCATGTGGAGTACCAAAGGCAGGTGCTTGAACAAGAGTCACTTACGAGCGAGCTTCAGCAGCAAAGCGCAAATTTTTGCATAGAGCGGTGGAAGTATTTCTCTTGCGGCCTAAGCCGGTGCAGGAGGCAGCCACGCGCTGGGGGTGGAGTGCGAGATGGCGGTCTCCTCCTCGTTCATGTCGGCTGCGACATCGCTGAAGAGCGGCGTCGAAAGATAGCGCTCGCCAGTGTCGGGCAGCATGCAGAGGATGGTCGAGCCTTTGGGGGCCTTTTCGGCGATCTTGATGGCCCCGGCGAAGGTTGCCCCTGAGCTGATGCCGACGAAGATGCCCTCCTTGCGGGCGAGTTCTTTGCTCCACTTCAGCGCCTCGGCGTTCTCGACGGTCACGACCTGGTCGATCTTGTTTGCGGCGAGGGCGTCCTGCGTCAGCTTGGGGATGAAGTCGGGGCTCCAGCCCTGCTGCGGATGCGGTTTCCAGGAGGGGTGGCTGCCCAGGGGTTCGCCCGCGGCGTCGCTCTGCTGCGGGATGCCGCTGGAGACCATGGGCGCGTCGGCGGGTTCGCAGACGACGACCTTTGTTTCGGGGCTCTCCTTTGCGAGCACGCGGGCGACGCCTTTGAGTGTGCCTCCGGTGCCGAAGCCGGTGACCCAGTAGTCGAGCCGCTGGCCTTTGAAGTCGTCGAGGATCTCGACGGCGGTGGTCCTGGAGTGGAAGTCGGGGTTGGCCTCGTTGGTGAACTGACGGGTGAGGAACCAGCCGTGTTTTTCGGCAAGCTCGGCGGCCTTGGCAGCCATGCCGGTGCCGCGCACGGCGCTGGGGGTGAGGATGACCTTCGCGCCGAGGAAGCGCATCAGGCGCCGCCGTTCGATGGAGAAGGTGTCGGCCATCACGAGGACGAGCGGGTAACCCTTTTGCGCACAGACCATGGCGAGACCGATGCCCGTGTTTCCGCTGGTGGCCTCGATGACGGTCATGCCGGGCTTCAGCCTGCCGGTGCGCTCGGCGTCTTCGATCACGCCGACGGCGAGCCGGTCTTTGACGGAGCCGAGAGGATTGAAGGCCTCGACCTTGACGTAGAGATTCACGCCTTCCGGCGCAAGGCGGTTGATGCGGACTGCCGGTGTATGGCCGACGGTCTCAAGGATGTTTGCATAGAGATGTCCCACTCGTGACTCCTGTGATTGAGATGGAGGCCCGTGCGCTTCTGAGGTCAGGGAAGATTCTAGATGGAGCGACGAGTTTGTGCATCCATTGGAGATGGGTTCGCAAGAGGCATGGCGATCTTGGCGCGGAGGGTTCGATCTGATGAATGCGCGAGAATCCATGGCGCAGAGAGAACCCACACGTGGCGACAAGACCTCCAGAGATCCGCAGGCCGACAAGCCGGTGGAGTGAGCGATGCGGCATCGTGCGGTAGCATGTTGGCAGTGAGACTCCCCGTCCGCATCGCGTATCTTGTCAGTCATCCCATCCAATATCAGGTGCCCCTGCTGAGGAGGATCGCGCAGGAACCGGATATCGATCTGACCGTGTTCTACGGCTCCGATTTTTCCGTTCGCGGTTATAAAGACGACGGCTTCGGCGTCGACCTGAAGTGGGACCTTCCGCTGCTGGGCGGCTACAAGCACGAGTTTCTTCCGGTCCTTCGCGATATCGGCACACAGACGGTGACTGCTCCGCTGAATCGGGGATTTCTTCGACGCCTCAAGGGCCGCAATGGAGAGCCGCCATTCGACCTGCTGTGGGTTCATGGCTACGCCATGGTGAACTCGATGGCGGCGATGCTGGCGGCGAAGGCGCTGGGGATTCCGGTGCTGATGCGGTCGGACTCGACGATGATCGACCGCTCTCGATCGGAGATGAAGCTGGCGGCGAAGCGGCTGTTCTTTCTTGGCCTGCGTCAGTTGATCGATGGCGTGTTGACGGTGGGCACGCTCAACGATGCTTACTGGCAACATGCTGTTGGAGACTCGGTGCCGCGGTTTCTGATGCCCTATGCGGTCGATAATGCCTACTTTCAAAGCAGAAGCGAAGAGGCTGCTCCGCGACGCGCGGAGCTGATGGCCGAGTGGGGGATCGAGCCGGGAAGGCCGGTCATTCTGTTCGCCTCGAAGCTGCAGCAGCGCAAGCACGCGGATCATCTGCTGGAAGCCTACAGGCTGCTTCTTGCTCGCACCGGCAAGCGGCCTTATCTGCTGATTGTGGGCGATGGCGAGACGCGCGAAATGCTGGAGCGCGAGGCAGAGGGGCTTGCCGATGTGAGGTTCTGCGGCTTCCGCAACCAGTCGGAGCTGCCGCGCTACTTCGATCTTGCGACGGTCTTCGTGCTGCCCGCGCGCCACGAGCCCTGGGGGTTGATTGTGAACGAGGCGATGAATGCGCAGCGTCCGGTGATCGTGAGCAGCGATGTCGGCGCGCATCCCGATCTTGTGACTGACGGGGTGGAGGGCTATGTGTATCCGGTTGGCGATATTGAGGCGCTGGCAACGGCGCTGCATCGTGTGATCGACACGCCCGGAGAGGCCGAGCGCATGGGCCGCGCCGCGTTTGAGCGCATCAACGAATGGGACTTCGAGAGAGATATTGCTGCTCTGCGGAGAGCCATTGCGAAGCTGACGGGGAAGATCTCGTCTCCGGAAGAGTAATTACTGCAAGATGCCGGACAGGTTGAAGTCCCGCGTTTTGCCATCGGGGAGAAGAAACGTATAGGTGCGGTTGATGTCGTATCCGTTTTTGCTCGTCTCAGTGAGCTTTGCCTTGTAATCGCCCAGTGCGAGAACGCCTTCACTCAGAGCTTCCAGCTCATATTTGTATCCGTCGATAACGACCGTAATCTGCTGATAGCCACGGACGGGATTCGGATAATAACGCGTCTTCGATTCGACGACGTGAACATTGACGTTGTAATCCGATGGATTTGGGGCGGCGATGGCGAACGAGGTGCAGAGCAGCATGATGCAGAGCAGGGTTCTCATGGTCTATACACTTAGCACATGATCCTGGGGGTTCCAATGGAAATGGCCTGCTGTTGAAACAATCCTGCAACTGGAGGCATCTTATTGCCATGGAATACAGACAGCTTGGTAAATCGGGACTGAAGGTGCCGGAGCTTTGCTTCGGCGCGGGCACGCTGGGTGCGAACAACGAGTTCTTCAAGGCGTGGTCGGAGACGACGCAGAACGAGGCTGACCGCATCATCGGCATCTGTATGGATGCGGGGCTGAACTTCTTCGACACCGCCGACGTGTACTCGAACGGATCGAGCGAAGAGGCTCTGGGCAAGGCGCTCAAGGCGTATAAGCGCGAGGATGTGCTGATCTCGACCAAGACGACGTTTCGTTTCGGCGAGGGGCCAAACAATGTTGGTTCCAGCAGGTATCACATCGTGCAGCAGCTTGAAGGAAGCCTGAAGCGGCTGGGCACGGACTACATCGACGTCTATCACATGCACGCCTTCGACGCGACGACGCCCGTCGACGAGACGCTGAACACGCTGGACAAATTTGTGCGCGAGGGCAAGGTTCGCTACATCGCGTGCTCGAACTTCTCGGGCTGGCATCTGATGAAGTCGTTGAGCGTGAGCGAGCGCTACGGCTGGGCGAAGTATGTGGGGCACCAGGTGTACTACTCGCTGATTGGCCGCGACTATGAGTGGGAGCTGATGCCGCTGGCGCTCGACCAGGGCGTGGGCGCGCTGGTGTGGTCGCCGCTGGGATGGGGCCGCCTGACGGGAAAGATTCGCCGCGGACAACCGCTGCCGAAGGACAGTCGTTTGCAGACCAAGGTCGTTCTCGACAGCGGACCGCGGCCCGATGACGAGTATGTTTACAAGGTGGTCGATGCAATCGACGAGGTGGCGAAGGAGACAGGCAAGACGGTGCCGCAGATCGCGCTGAACTGGCTGCTCGGTCGGCCGACGGTCTCGACGTTGATCATCGGCGCGCGCAACGAGGAGCAGTTGAGGGCGAATCTTGCATCGGTGGGCTGGAA from Acidobacteriota bacterium includes:
- a CDS encoding glycoside hydrolase family 27 protein; its protein translation is MRRCLSLAVALVVAALPISAQQLAATPPMGWNSWNWFAGKVTDADIRKAADLMVSSGMRDAGYVYVNIDDTWEGKRDAQGNITSNEKFPDMKALADYVHSKGLKIGIYSSPGPQTCARYEGSFGHEEQDAKTYAAWGFDYLKYDLCSFGKNMRDAHPNDFAAQNQMMRDAYTKMHNALVKTGRPIVFSLCQYGFDQSWQWAPSVGGNLWRTTDDIRANYDSMILIGLSQAGLSKFAGPGHWNDPDMLEVGNGKMNHDENISHMTMWSMLAAPLIAGNNFTEMSDDVRSILTNKEVVAIDQDKLGHQGDRLWAGEETEIWSRPLADGSVALAIFNLANNRSTMRGLRLHLKEAGFPSGTAHARDLWEHKDLGVLKDTDVFTIPRHGAVMLKLTK
- the prfA gene encoding peptide chain release factor 1; its protein translation is MFDRLDQMEARYEELGQQLADPALVTDQKKFSATAKAHRDLEPVVEKFREYKNVKQGVADAKTMLAEDDADIKEMAQAELLALEPRMAEIEEELKVMLLPKDPNDDKNIIIELRAGTGGDEAAIFVSEMFRTYLRFAEQHRWKVQVLSSSETGIGGGMKEVTAIFEGDKVYSQMKYESGVHRVQRVPATETQGRVHTSAITVAVLPEAEEVDIKIEAKDLRIDTFCSSGPGGQSVNTTYSAVRITHIPTNTVVSCQDEKSQIKNREKAMRVLRARLYEVEEERIHQEQAKDRKQQVGTGDRSEKIRTYNFPQNRLTDHRIGLTTHQLNMVMEGMLQPTIDALIAHDIAEKMKAETAA
- a CDS encoding PEP-CTERM sorting domain-containing protein; its protein translation is MNLRAVTRLCLAASLALGVSGVAFGDTYALTNSNGGDGYVVGSAPTFQLWGSDNGAQNNYAVYSTTVSAAETVSFNWAYSTFDCCGSVWDPAGYVLNGVYHQLSTNSDIQFQLDTSGVLTLSLAAGDKFGFYVFSPDSIQGRAELAVSPASAATPEPGTLLLLGTGLLGFAGAARRKLMA
- the cysK gene encoding cysteine synthase A; protein product: MDSRAFIRSNPPRQDRHASCEPISNGCTNSSLHLESSLTSEAHGPPSQSQESRVGHLYANILETVGHTPAVRINRLAPEGVNLYVKVEAFNPLGSVKDRLAVGVIEDAERTGRLKPGMTVIEATSGNTGIGLAMVCAQKGYPLVLVMADTFSIERRRLMRFLGAKVILTPSAVRGTGMAAKAAELAEKHGWFLTRQFTNEANPDFHSRTTAVEILDDFKGQRLDYWVTGFGTGGTLKGVARVLAKESPETKVVVCEPADAPMVSSGIPQQSDAAGEPLGSHPSWKPHPQQGWSPDFIPKLTQDALAANKIDQVVTVENAEALKWSKELARKEGIFVGISSGATFAGAIKIAEKAPKGSTILCMLPDTGERYLSTPLFSDVAADMNEEETAISHSTPSAWLPPAPA
- a CDS encoding glycosyltransferase family 4 protein; this translates as MLAVRLPVRIAYLVSHPIQYQVPLLRRIAQEPDIDLTVFYGSDFSVRGYKDDGFGVDLKWDLPLLGGYKHEFLPVLRDIGTQTVTAPLNRGFLRRLKGRNGEPPFDLLWVHGYAMVNSMAAMLAAKALGIPVLMRSDSTMIDRSRSEMKLAAKRLFFLGLRQLIDGVLTVGTLNDAYWQHAVGDSVPRFLMPYAVDNAYFQSRSEEAAPRRAELMAEWGIEPGRPVILFASKLQQRKHADHLLEAYRLLLARTGKRPYLLIVGDGETREMLEREAEGLADVRFCGFRNQSELPRYFDLATVFVLPARHEPWGLIVNEAMNAQRPVIVSSDVGAHPDLVTDGVEGYVYPVGDIEALATALHRVIDTPGEAERMGRAAFERINEWDFERDIAALRRAIAKLTGKISSPEE
- a CDS encoding aldo/keto reductase, which produces MEYRQLGKSGLKVPELCFGAGTLGANNEFFKAWSETTQNEADRIIGICMDAGLNFFDTADVYSNGSSEEALGKALKAYKREDVLISTKTTFRFGEGPNNVGSSRYHIVQQLEGSLKRLGTDYIDVYHMHAFDATTPVDETLNTLDKFVREGKVRYIACSNFSGWHLMKSLSVSERYGWAKYVGHQVYYSLIGRDYEWELMPLALDQGVGALVWSPLGWGRLTGKIRRGQPLPKDSRLQTKVVLDSGPRPDDEYVYKVVDAIDEVAKETGKTVPQIALNWLLGRPTVSTLIIGARNEEQLRANLASVGWKLTPEQVAKLDAASALPRAYPYWHQEQFTERNPLPV